A region from the Actinoplanes sp. OR16 genome encodes:
- a CDS encoding putative quinol monooxygenase → MLIAIVDFHTTAADRSRALAQLDSEFPAVRGMPGNIAYRVYASREDKTKVTLVHEWTDADSFNRYQRSDSFARSGTILRPLMTAPPVSRRFRAELMETVA, encoded by the coding sequence ATGCTCATCGCCATCGTTGATTTCCACACCACCGCCGCCGACCGTTCCCGCGCTCTCGCCCAGCTCGACAGCGAGTTCCCCGCGGTGCGGGGCATGCCGGGCAACATCGCATACCGTGTCTACGCCTCCCGGGAGGACAAGACCAAGGTGACGCTCGTTCACGAGTGGACGGACGCCGACTCCTTCAACCGATATCAGCGCTCCGACTCGTTCGCCAGATCCGGCACGATCCTGCGGCCGTTGATGACCGCGCCGCCGGTGAGCCGACGGTTCCGCGCGGAGCTGATGGAGACGGTCGCCTGA
- a CDS encoding AraC family transcriptional regulator codes for MRTFPAEPVRELMTDSHYLLCASAGVLRLEAEGQSWVLPPARAALIAAGRPIRVSIPQPVTTSSVLFDPMFAPVPPTPLTVFDLSPLARSLLAECGAWGDSSDPYAAALFDALIAVTWRLAEQPSPVVVPAGSSPELRRALELTEQRLGDDPRFEEIAAEVGLAPRSLARRFEDETGMTWRAILRRMRVLRAVEELAAGDDPVTRVAFTVGYSSLSAFNEAFRQLTGRTPSAYRASFRP; via the coding sequence GTGCGAACGTTCCCGGCGGAGCCCGTCCGCGAGCTGATGACCGACAGCCACTACCTGCTCTGCGCTTCGGCCGGCGTGCTGCGGCTCGAAGCCGAGGGGCAGTCGTGGGTGCTGCCCCCGGCCCGGGCGGCGCTGATCGCGGCGGGGCGGCCGATCCGGGTCAGCATCCCGCAGCCGGTGACGACGTCGTCGGTGCTGTTCGATCCGATGTTCGCGCCGGTGCCGCCTACGCCGCTGACGGTGTTCGACCTCAGTCCGCTCGCGCGGTCGCTGCTGGCCGAGTGCGGGGCGTGGGGTGACAGCTCGGATCCTTACGCCGCGGCGCTGTTCGACGCGCTCATCGCCGTGACGTGGCGGCTGGCCGAGCAGCCGAGCCCGGTCGTCGTGCCGGCCGGTTCCTCCCCGGAGCTGCGCCGGGCTCTCGAGCTGACCGAGCAGCGCCTCGGCGACGATCCCCGATTCGAGGAGATCGCCGCCGAGGTGGGGCTGGCGCCGCGTTCCCTGGCCCGTCGCTTCGAGGACGAGACCGGCATGACGTGGCGTGCGATCCTGCGCCGGATGCGTGTGCTGCGAGCGGTCGAGGAGCTGGCCGCCGGCGACGACCCGGTGACCAGGGTGGCTTTCACCGTCGGTTACTCCTCGCTGTCGGCCTTCAACGAGGCGTTCCGGCAGCTGACGGGCCGGACCCCGTCGGCGTACCGCGCCAGCTTCCGCCCCTGA
- a CDS encoding alkaline phosphatase produces MLVRSVRWLAAPVVAGLVAAAGLSLMNPVTDAGADQSGKGRPSVRNVIFINGDGMAAAHREAARLYYAGLQGRLTMDKFPVSGQLTTSPDDPDSAVTDSAAGASAWATGVATYNGAISVDTDGNPLPTLGAEAKKAGKATGLVTTAQVTDASPAAFYANAVDRAAQDDIARQFLDVSKPDVILGGGEDWWLPAGTPGAYPDQPAEDPAEGSRGTEGNLIEKAKAAGYQYVSTPAQLSAARDGKLLGLFANQEMFQQRAEGEGDVYAPVVSLSTMTKKALDVLSKADRDGFFLFVEEEAVDEFAHNNNGRRTLQAMGELDKAVAVARSFAATRGDTLVVVTGDHETGGLAVEDADTDDESVNEDGPFTVKGTTFPFFLDWTTDAHTSQNVPVTAYGPQSDRFTGQHPNTYVHEILHPLLTRR; encoded by the coding sequence ATGCTGGTTCGTAGCGTGCGTTGGCTGGCCGCGCCCGTGGTGGCGGGACTGGTGGCGGCGGCGGGGCTGAGCCTGATGAACCCGGTGACCGACGCCGGAGCCGATCAGAGCGGCAAGGGCCGTCCGTCGGTCAGGAACGTCATCTTCATCAACGGGGACGGCATGGCCGCGGCCCATCGCGAGGCGGCCCGCCTCTACTACGCCGGCCTGCAGGGACGGCTGACCATGGACAAGTTCCCGGTCTCCGGTCAGCTGACCACCAGCCCCGACGACCCGGACTCGGCGGTCACCGACTCGGCTGCCGGGGCGAGCGCCTGGGCGACCGGGGTGGCCACCTACAACGGCGCGATCAGCGTCGACACCGACGGGAATCCGCTGCCGACACTCGGCGCCGAGGCCAAGAAGGCGGGCAAGGCCACCGGCCTGGTCACGACGGCACAGGTCACCGACGCGAGCCCGGCCGCGTTCTACGCGAACGCCGTGGACCGGGCAGCCCAGGACGACATCGCCCGCCAGTTCCTCGACGTCTCGAAGCCGGACGTGATCCTCGGCGGGGGCGAGGACTGGTGGCTACCGGCCGGCACACCCGGCGCCTACCCGGACCAGCCCGCCGAGGACCCGGCCGAGGGCAGCCGCGGCACCGAGGGCAACCTGATCGAGAAGGCGAAGGCAGCCGGCTACCAGTACGTCTCGACGCCCGCCCAGCTGTCCGCCGCCCGCGACGGCAAGCTCCTCGGCCTCTTCGCGAACCAGGAGATGTTCCAGCAGCGCGCCGAAGGCGAAGGCGACGTCTACGCCCCGGTCGTCAGCCTCTCCACGATGACGAAGAAGGCCCTCGACGTCCTCTCGAAAGCCGACCGGGACGGCTTCTTCCTGTTCGTCGAGGAAGAAGCCGTCGACGAGTTCGCCCACAACAACAACGGCCGCCGCACCCTGCAGGCCATGGGCGAACTGGACAAGGCGGTAGCAGTGGCCCGATCCTTCGCAGCGACCCGCGGCGACACCCTCGTTGTGGTGACCGGCGACCACGAGACAGGCGGCCTGGCGGTGGAGGACGCCGACACCGACGACGAGTCAGTGAACGAAGACGGCCCGTTCACGGTGAAGGGCACCACCTTCCCCTTCTTCCTGGACTGGACCACTGACGCCCACACCAGCCAGAACGTCCCGGTCACCGCCTACGGCCCGCAATCCGACCGCTTCACCGGCCAGCACCCGAACACCTACGTCCATGAAATCCTCCATCCCCTCCTGACCCGCCGCTGA
- the chvE gene encoding multiple monosaccharide ABC transporter substrate-binding protein: MFTRWAALATAAALLTATSGCSGGEQAAEAAGPQRGTVGLAMPTKASERWIGDGENMVKQFELLGYRTDMQYADDDVDVQVQQIDDMIDAKVSALVIGAIDGTALKSVLSKAARNDIPVIAYDRLIRDSGDVDYYATFDNFKVGVEQGTAIVDALKLKTTKKTFNLELFAGSPDDNNATFFFNGAMSVLRPYMKKGILNVRSGETKFADVATMRWDGAVAQKRMTRLLKGGYDVDAVLSPYDGITRGILTAFQEADRKLPVITGQDAELDSVKLIASGQQTETVYKDTRELAKVAVQMTDALLSDEKPMVNDTEQYDNGVKTVPTFLLQPVNVDESNYRRVLIDGGYYTAAQIGA, encoded by the coding sequence GTGTTCACACGGTGGGCGGCATTGGCCACGGCAGCGGCTCTGCTGACGGCTACGTCGGGATGCAGCGGCGGCGAGCAGGCCGCGGAGGCGGCAGGCCCGCAGCGCGGGACCGTCGGGCTCGCCATGCCGACCAAGGCCTCGGAGCGGTGGATCGGCGACGGGGAGAACATGGTCAAGCAGTTCGAGCTGCTCGGCTACCGCACCGACATGCAGTACGCGGACGACGACGTCGACGTGCAGGTCCAGCAGATCGACGACATGATCGACGCCAAGGTGTCGGCGCTGGTGATCGGGGCGATCGACGGCACCGCACTCAAGAGCGTGCTGTCGAAGGCGGCCCGCAACGACATCCCGGTGATCGCCTACGACCGGCTGATCCGGGACAGCGGGGACGTCGACTACTACGCCACCTTCGACAACTTCAAGGTCGGCGTCGAGCAGGGCACCGCGATCGTGGACGCGCTGAAGCTGAAGACCACGAAGAAGACGTTCAACCTGGAACTGTTCGCCGGTTCCCCGGACGACAACAACGCCACGTTCTTCTTCAACGGCGCCATGAGCGTGCTCCGGCCGTACATGAAGAAGGGGATCTTGAATGTCCGGAGCGGTGAGACGAAGTTCGCCGATGTAGCGACGATGCGGTGGGACGGCGCGGTCGCGCAGAAGCGGATGACGCGGCTACTCAAGGGCGGGTATGACGTCGACGCCGTCCTGTCGCCCTATGACGGGATCACGCGCGGCATCCTCACCGCCTTCCAGGAAGCGGACCGGAAACTGCCGGTGATCACCGGCCAGGACGCCGAACTGGACTCCGTCAAGCTGATCGCTTCCGGTCAGCAGACCGAGACCGTGTACAAGGACACCCGCGAGCTCGCCAAGGTCGCCGTGCAGATGACCGACGCGCTGCTCAGCGACGAGAAGCCCATGGTCAACGACACCGAGCAGTACGACAACGGCGTCAAGACCGTGCCGACGTTCCTGCTGCAGCCGGTCAACGTCGACGAGAGCAACTACCGCCGCGTGCTCATCGACGGCGGTTACTACACGGCCGCCCAGATCGGAGCATGA
- a CDS encoding methyl-accepting chemotaxis protein — MLSDTPVWAKLTGLVTAGLLAVGTCVGVTLYTNHVAEDTAARLADLNTASTLVLRLDRVASDLKVNGLQSITRDDPSAQSAILAAELKQADELLDQLDAVELPSELDAAVARIRTAYADYGDVIERFVAGAVADQAQARLAWEQIDVDNYLTSAVLSNERTLFAASVATASSDAAASRDRAQMILLGTALAAAILLCLLARIIVTSITRPLQRVRTALTAMAGGDLTVTADVTSKDEVGQMAQALDQAQGHMRTVVAQAAASARALAAAAEEMTSTAGAIADTARGSSSQARDVSGTAAAVSSNVGAVAAGAQEMSESIREISQSTARAAEVAGQAVEVARSTSTHIDKLGTSSAEIASVVAAITSIAEQTNLLALNATIEAARAGESGKGFAVVASEVKDLAQETARATEDITRRVSAIQADTAGAVEAISQITAVIEQINDHQATIAAAVEEQTATTAEMNRSITAVADGAGDIADGVEGLASASERTTEGMAQSRQAIGELSTMANELQTLVARFRV; from the coding sequence GTGCTGAGTGACACCCCCGTCTGGGCGAAACTGACCGGCCTGGTCACCGCGGGCCTGCTCGCCGTCGGCACCTGTGTCGGCGTCACCCTCTACACCAACCACGTCGCCGAGGACACCGCGGCGCGGCTGGCCGACCTCAACACGGCCAGCACCCTGGTGCTGCGCCTCGACCGCGTCGCCAGCGACCTCAAGGTCAACGGCCTGCAGTCGATCACCCGGGACGACCCGTCCGCACAGTCGGCGATCCTCGCCGCCGAACTCAAGCAGGCCGATGAGCTGCTCGACCAGCTCGACGCGGTGGAACTGCCCAGCGAGCTCGACGCCGCGGTGGCCAGGATCCGCACGGCCTACGCCGACTACGGCGACGTCATCGAGCGCTTCGTCGCCGGCGCGGTCGCCGACCAGGCACAGGCCCGCCTCGCGTGGGAGCAGATCGACGTCGACAACTACCTGACCAGCGCGGTGCTGTCGAACGAGCGGACCCTGTTCGCCGCGTCCGTGGCGACTGCCTCCAGCGATGCCGCCGCCAGCCGGGACCGCGCTCAGATGATCCTGCTCGGGACCGCGCTCGCCGCCGCGATCCTGCTCTGCCTGCTGGCCCGGATCATCGTCACGTCGATCACCCGGCCGCTGCAGCGCGTCCGTACCGCGCTGACCGCCATGGCCGGTGGCGACCTCACGGTCACCGCCGACGTCACCTCGAAGGACGAGGTGGGGCAGATGGCGCAGGCACTGGACCAGGCGCAGGGCCACATGCGTACGGTCGTGGCCCAGGCCGCCGCGTCGGCGCGCGCACTGGCCGCCGCCGCCGAAGAGATGACCTCCACGGCCGGGGCCATCGCCGACACCGCCCGTGGGTCGTCGTCGCAGGCCCGGGACGTGTCCGGCACCGCCGCCGCGGTCTCCTCGAACGTCGGCGCGGTCGCGGCCGGCGCGCAGGAGATGTCCGAGTCGATCCGGGAGATCTCGCAGAGCACCGCCCGAGCCGCCGAGGTCGCCGGTCAGGCCGTCGAGGTCGCCCGTTCCACCAGCACGCACATCGACAAGCTCGGCACCTCGTCCGCGGAGATCGCCAGTGTGGTCGCGGCGATCACCAGCATCGCGGAGCAGACCAACCTGCTCGCCCTCAACGCCACCATCGAGGCGGCCCGCGCCGGCGAGTCCGGCAAGGGGTTCGCCGTCGTCGCCAGCGAGGTGAAGGACCTCGCCCAGGAGACCGCCCGGGCCACCGAGGACATCACCCGCCGCGTCTCGGCGATCCAGGCCGACACGGCCGGCGCCGTCGAGGCGATCAGCCAGATCACCGCGGTCATCGAGCAGATCAACGACCACCAGGCCACCATCGCGGCGGCGGTCGAGGAGCAGACCGCCACGACGGCCGAGATGAACCGCAGCATCACGGCGGTGGCCGACGGCGCCGGCGACATCGCCGACGGCGTGGAAGGACTCGCCTCGGCCTCGGAACGGACCACCGAAGGCATGGCGCAGTCGCGGCAGGCCATCGGGGAGCTGAGCACGATGGCCAACGAGCTGCAGACCCTGGTGGCTCGCTTCCGGGTCTGA
- a CDS encoding DUF5995 family protein, which yields MQVEASAERLRECRRRIEPAVPEIINGWTPSEQAMADACRVPPEDIAGVIARLKLLQEILDEMPPSPKAHRVAAFNSLYLTITQRVETHLQGKDVVDKNWLEVLDVEFARLYFRALSTWGVPDIDTPDAWEVLFRRGQDQQMSTLEAAVLGVNAHINRDLALALIATWKRLGYTGDGPQHPDYLLVNKIFYEEIPPLRRRFANAWQMEIDRCVGELDDWSQRVLVRTTRARAWEQAERLWELQDDEDDYDRAVMVMDRIAAVAGETLLRGAGIVRVLWLTVRAAAANVWHAVRGGRRVRQLEAAAKK from the coding sequence GTGCAAGTCGAGGCCAGCGCTGAGCGGCTGCGCGAGTGCCGCCGGCGCATCGAGCCCGCCGTACCGGAGATCATCAACGGGTGGACGCCGTCCGAGCAGGCCATGGCGGACGCCTGCCGGGTGCCACCGGAGGACATCGCCGGTGTCATCGCCCGGCTCAAGCTGCTGCAGGAGATCCTGGACGAGATGCCGCCCAGCCCGAAAGCGCATCGGGTGGCCGCGTTCAACTCTCTCTACCTGACCATCACCCAGCGGGTCGAGACGCACCTGCAGGGCAAGGACGTCGTCGACAAGAACTGGCTCGAGGTGCTCGACGTCGAGTTCGCGCGGCTCTACTTCCGGGCGCTCTCGACCTGGGGTGTGCCGGACATCGACACCCCCGACGCGTGGGAGGTGCTGTTCCGCCGCGGGCAGGACCAGCAGATGAGCACCCTCGAAGCGGCGGTCCTCGGGGTCAACGCGCACATCAACCGGGATCTGGCGCTCGCGCTGATCGCCACCTGGAAGCGGCTGGGCTACACCGGCGACGGGCCGCAGCACCCGGACTACCTGCTGGTCAACAAGATCTTCTACGAGGAGATCCCGCCGTTGCGCCGCCGGTTCGCCAACGCGTGGCAGATGGAGATCGACCGCTGCGTCGGTGAGCTGGACGACTGGAGCCAGCGGGTTCTGGTGCGGACCACCCGGGCCCGGGCCTGGGAGCAGGCCGAGCGGCTCTGGGAGCTGCAGGACGACGAGGACGACTACGACCGGGCCGTGATGGTCATGGACCGGATCGCCGCCGTCGCCGGGGAGACCCTGCTCCGGGGCGCCGGGATCGTGCGCGTGCTGTGGCTGACCGTGCGGGCGGCCGCGGCGAACGTGTGGCATGCGGTGCGGGGCGGGCGCCGGGTGCGGCAGCTGGAGGCGGCAGCCAAGAAGTGA
- a CDS encoding DUF998 domain-containing protein: MEINRVTRAGALLLALAAPLFLIANLVVGLAWTEPAFSWATNNVSDLGNVTCGVWDTTRPRYVCSPWHDAMNVAFVLTAVLLVAGLLLTRRARGQGRWSLAAMVAGAAGLGLAGAFPADVNENVHLLAAVLVFLPGNAGLLALGWARRSPAALVSGLLGLTGAVLFIAQQDAGMGLGAMERVAVFPLAIWACYAGCRLLISPNRVGAGSLRQWSAGR; encoded by the coding sequence ATGGAAATCAACCGTGTGACCAGGGCCGGAGCCCTCTTGCTCGCCCTCGCTGCCCCGCTCTTCCTGATCGCCAATCTGGTCGTCGGGCTGGCCTGGACCGAACCGGCGTTCAGCTGGGCCACCAACAACGTCAGCGATCTGGGGAACGTGACCTGCGGCGTCTGGGACACGACCCGGCCCCGGTACGTCTGCTCGCCCTGGCACGACGCCATGAACGTGGCGTTCGTGCTGACCGCGGTGTTGCTCGTCGCGGGGCTGCTGCTGACACGGCGGGCCCGGGGGCAGGGACGGTGGAGTCTGGCGGCGATGGTGGCCGGGGCGGCCGGGCTCGGGTTGGCCGGCGCGTTCCCGGCGGACGTGAACGAGAACGTTCATCTGCTGGCGGCGGTGCTCGTGTTCCTGCCGGGCAATGCCGGGCTGCTCGCGCTGGGCTGGGCCCGCCGATCACCGGCGGCGCTGGTGTCCGGGCTGCTCGGCCTGACCGGGGCCGTGCTGTTCATCGCGCAGCAGGACGCGGGGATGGGCCTCGGAGCGATGGAGCGGGTCGCCGTGTTCCCGCTGGCGATCTGGGCCTGCTACGCCGGCTGCCGGTTGCTGATCTCCCCAAACCGGGTCGGCGCCGGTAGCCTGCGGCAATGGTCAGCTGGCAGATGA
- a CDS encoding alpha/beta fold hydrolase, producing MVSWQMNGVAHVMRLVYRRKFVTEAAGIRTLRRPKGPSAPPKSLRRRWNVTSSRVQGFDVHRIGKAERAIVYLHGGAYTSEIVSQHWSLVDHLAARTGFEVHVPIYGLSPKHHGLEALALVTEVVRGLGKPCYLVGDSAGGGLAMLAAQQEPDLISGFTMIAPWLDLTMSNPGIDEIEPHDPWLCRAGLRPIADAWTGGLALDDPRLSPIHGDLGGLPPAQILVGTRDITLPDCRLLRSKLGANLTYHEQEGAIHVYPLLPVPEAKAGRRAVVEHIRATAA from the coding sequence ATGGTCAGCTGGCAGATGAACGGGGTCGCGCACGTCATGCGGCTCGTGTACCGGCGGAAGTTCGTCACCGAGGCTGCCGGCATCCGCACGCTCCGCCGCCCCAAGGGCCCGTCCGCGCCGCCGAAGTCGCTGCGGCGACGGTGGAATGTGACGAGCTCCCGCGTGCAGGGCTTCGACGTGCACCGGATCGGCAAGGCGGAGCGGGCCATCGTGTACCTGCACGGTGGCGCGTACACCAGCGAGATCGTGAGTCAGCACTGGTCGCTCGTCGATCATCTGGCCGCCCGGACCGGCTTCGAGGTCCACGTACCCATCTATGGGCTGTCGCCGAAGCACCATGGCCTGGAAGCGCTGGCCCTGGTCACCGAGGTCGTCCGCGGGCTGGGGAAGCCGTGTTATCTGGTCGGCGACTCGGCCGGCGGCGGGCTGGCGATGCTCGCCGCACAGCAGGAGCCGGACCTGATCAGCGGATTCACGATGATCGCGCCGTGGCTGGATCTGACCATGTCGAACCCGGGCATCGACGAGATCGAACCGCACGATCCGTGGCTCTGCCGGGCCGGGCTGCGGCCGATCGCGGACGCCTGGACGGGCGGGCTGGCGCTCGACGATCCACGGCTGAGCCCGATCCACGGTGATCTCGGCGGGCTGCCGCCGGCGCAGATCCTGGTCGGGACCCGAGACATCACGCTGCCCGACTGCCGCCTGCTGCGCTCGAAGCTCGGCGCGAACCTGACCTACCACGAGCAGGAGGGCGCGATCCACGTCTACCCGCTGCTGCCGGTCCCCGAGGCGAAGGCCGGCCGGCGGGCCGTCGTGGAACACATCCGCGCGACCGCCGCCTGA
- a CDS encoding ABC transporter substrate-binding protein, whose product MQRHRVLFPALTAFVVTSLAAAGCSSGSTPSTAEAGTSTLTKPPITVGFLNPNGGPVPQPGTDTGVQAALSYINGEFGGVNGHPIEVVPCDTDTTPEKAQSCANTFVEKKVVAVLDGYNLSSSAALPPLTAAQIPLVGMIPFDSVTGAKPDNRVFFAAPQASFLVGALQAFQSEGKKSVTLALVDTPSSHQTIDNLLPALSKALGIEAKGIYFSPTSPNFTAVASAIAKDNPDVGGLVAAPSEAVCTALVKALRQLQYKGEIFTAACTDYIEGAPEQAAGGALYSSNWLPTASPYAPLEVQSELALADKHISAVEGGTAGYYAIGEFALLVNLAKALTASGATDSVTGAEVLKTLKGLKDFPSFLGPRITCGSATSPNCTTQMLLFSVQPDGSTKPVTGDWITPAPQVLGAIPGAV is encoded by the coding sequence ATGCAGAGACATCGGGTCCTTTTCCCTGCCTTGACCGCGTTCGTGGTCACCTCACTGGCCGCCGCCGGCTGTAGTTCGGGCTCCACGCCGAGCACCGCCGAGGCCGGCACCTCCACTCTCACCAAGCCACCGATCACCGTCGGCTTCCTCAATCCGAACGGCGGCCCGGTGCCGCAGCCCGGTACCGACACCGGCGTGCAGGCGGCGCTGTCCTACATCAACGGCGAGTTCGGCGGCGTCAACGGCCATCCGATCGAGGTGGTCCCCTGCGACACCGACACCACGCCGGAGAAGGCGCAGTCCTGCGCCAACACGTTCGTGGAGAAGAAGGTCGTCGCGGTCCTGGACGGCTACAACCTGTCGTCCAGCGCCGCGCTGCCGCCGCTGACCGCCGCGCAGATCCCGCTGGTCGGCATGATCCCGTTCGACTCGGTGACCGGCGCCAAGCCGGACAACCGGGTGTTCTTCGCCGCCCCGCAGGCGTCGTTCCTGGTCGGGGCGCTGCAGGCGTTCCAGTCCGAGGGCAAGAAGTCGGTCACGCTGGCCCTGGTCGACACGCCGTCGTCGCACCAGACCATCGACAACCTGCTGCCGGCGCTGTCGAAGGCGCTCGGCATCGAGGCGAAGGGCATCTACTTCTCCCCGACCAGCCCGAACTTCACCGCCGTGGCCTCCGCGATCGCGAAGGACAACCCGGACGTCGGCGGGCTGGTCGCGGCGCCGAGCGAGGCGGTCTGCACGGCGCTGGTCAAGGCGCTGCGGCAACTGCAGTACAAGGGTGAGATCTTCACGGCCGCGTGCACCGACTACATCGAGGGCGCGCCGGAGCAGGCCGCCGGTGGCGCGCTCTACTCGTCGAACTGGCTGCCCACCGCGTCGCCGTACGCGCCGCTGGAGGTGCAGAGCGAGCTAGCGCTCGCCGACAAGCACATCTCGGCGGTGGAGGGCGGCACCGCCGGGTACTACGCGATCGGCGAGTTCGCGCTGCTGGTCAACCTGGCGAAGGCCCTGACCGCGTCCGGCGCCACGGACAGCGTGACCGGCGCGGAGGTCCTGAAGACCCTCAAGGGACTCAAGGACTTCCCGTCCTTCCTCGGCCCGAGGATCACCTGCGGCAGCGCCACCTCACCGAACTGCACGACGCAGATGCTGCTGTTCAGCGTGCAGCCGGACGGCTCGACCAAGCCGGTCACCGGCGACTGGATCACCCCGGCCCCGCAGGTCCTCGGGGCCATTCCCGGGGCGGTCTAG